The following are from one region of the Paenalkalicoccus suaedae genome:
- a CDS encoding GNAT family N-acetyltransferase, which yields MSAITYSTIRTITAEQLSALFQASTITRPYEDLARLEGMLHHANLLITAWDEEKLVGVARSLTDFHYACYLSDLAVHLDYQHQGIGKALIKETQSRIGEQVALILLSAPEAMDYYPKVGFERIENGFIVKRKG from the coding sequence ATGTCAGCAATTACATACTCGACCATCCGAACGATCACCGCAGAGCAACTTTCCGCCCTGTTCCAAGCTTCGACGATTACTCGTCCTTATGAGGATCTAGCTAGACTCGAGGGAATGCTACATCATGCCAACCTACTTATCACTGCCTGGGATGAGGAAAAATTAGTTGGAGTAGCGCGCTCCTTAACAGATTTCCATTATGCGTGTTATTTGTCTGATTTAGCCGTCCATCTTGATTATCAGCATCAAGGTATCGGCAAAGCGCTCATCAAAGAGACACAGTCTCGCATCGGCGAACAGGTAGCTCTCATTCTTTTGTCTGCACCTGAAGCGATGGACTACTACCCTAAGGTTGGCTTCGAAAGAATAGAGAACGGGTTTATTGTAAAGCGGAAAGGGTAA
- a CDS encoding MarR family winged helix-turn-helix transcriptional regulator, protein MKEINTLWTDLYYVLRHENQEAMSHQAVRILQMIEKEAEVGVKNVAEALKISPNTASEHVKRLVADGLVAKARSIQDERRVTLELTAKGGDTLYRHSSLDEEKLQRVFNELTESERAETLHTLNRLRDKANALYRH, encoded by the coding sequence ATGAAAGAAATAAATACGCTGTGGACGGACTTATACTACGTCCTACGCCACGAGAATCAAGAGGCGATGTCGCACCAAGCGGTTCGGATTCTGCAGATGATTGAAAAAGAGGCAGAGGTGGGCGTAAAAAATGTTGCGGAGGCTTTAAAAATTTCTCCAAACACCGCGTCAGAGCACGTTAAGCGACTCGTCGCAGACGGGCTAGTAGCAAAAGCGCGGAGCATCCAGGACGAGCGTCGCGTTACTCTTGAGCTCACCGCAAAGGGAGGGGACACCCTTTACCGACACTCGAGCTTAGATGAGGAGAAGCTCCAGCGCGTTTTTAATGAATTAACCGAGAGCGAACGAGCCGAGACGCTCCACACATTAAACCGACTGCGAGACAAAGCCAATGCTCTTTACCGTCACTAA
- a CDS encoding PspC domain-containing protein, translating into MSKLIRSSNEKVLYGVCSGIADYFSISTFLVRLVFLLTISVSIWVYIVLSMYLDEGPTYSL; encoded by the coding sequence GTGAGTAAATTAATCAGGTCTTCTAATGAGAAAGTTTTGTACGGTGTTTGTAGCGGGATAGCAGATTATTTTTCTATTTCTACTTTCTTAGTCAGGCTTGTATTTCTCTTAACGATCTCGGTATCCATTTGGGTGTACATTGTGTTAAGTATGTATCTAGATGAAGGTCCAACCTACTCTTTATAG
- a CDS encoding nitroreductase family protein produces MSNESTQALLTVKEAIESRRSIRKFKSEAISENDITKLFELVRLAPSAWNVQPWRYHLVTSEDVKQKLQDAAYGQKQITSAPAVIVVTSDMEDTLNNLRDVLHPGMPEERKDQEVQNLSGIFNNMSIADRGQWGLTQTNIALGFLLLTIQGMGYSSVPMLGFEAEKVKSLLEIPEHANIAAIVPFGVADEDGFPHHRHAVDTIVTRH; encoded by the coding sequence TTGTCTAACGAATCTACGCAAGCGTTGTTAACCGTAAAAGAAGCGATTGAATCCCGTCGCAGTATCCGCAAATTCAAATCTGAGGCAATCTCAGAAAACGATATCACGAAGCTATTTGAGCTAGTTCGCCTAGCTCCAAGTGCATGGAACGTGCAACCGTGGCGCTATCACCTCGTGACAAGCGAGGACGTGAAGCAAAAGCTACAGGACGCAGCCTATGGTCAAAAGCAAATCACATCGGCACCGGCCGTTATCGTTGTAACGAGTGATATGGAGGATACGTTAAATAACCTTCGCGACGTGTTACACCCTGGCATGCCTGAAGAGCGCAAGGATCAAGAGGTGCAAAACCTTTCCGGTATCTTCAATAACATGAGCATTGCTGACCGAGGTCAGTGGGGATTAACGCAAACAAACATTGCACTCGGATTCCTTCTACTTACGATTCAAGGCATGGGCTACTCAAGCGTACCGATGCTTGGCTTCGAAGCAGAGAAGGTAAAATCTTTACTTGAAATTCCAGAGCACGCGAACATCGCAGCAATCGTACCATTTGGTGTAGCCGACGAAGACGGCTTCCCACACCACCGTCACGCTGTAGATACGATCGTGACTCGCCACTAA
- a CDS encoding exopolyphosphatase translates to MRLVTRSDFDGLVTAVLLKKLNKIDEMTFVHPKDMQDGKVEITTNDILTNVPYVEGCGMWFDHHASEMKRVEENGYEFEGEVRLADSAARVVYDYFGGRDTFGPELDDIMDGVDKADAAKFSREDILDPTGWDLLSFIMDARTGLGRFRDYRISNYQLMEKLVDLCAVASMEEVMNDPDVQERVKRYHELHDDFKQMLEKHTKTDGNVIVTDLRDVETIYPGKRFLVYALFPEQNISLWIVDGYQKQNCAIACGHSIINKTSNTHVGHLMREYGGGGHQAAGTCQVAHEESNKTINEIVARMKQEG, encoded by the coding sequence ATGAGACTCGTTACCCGATCTGACTTTGATGGACTTGTTACCGCTGTTTTACTTAAAAAATTAAATAAAATAGATGAGATGACATTTGTTCACCCTAAAGACATGCAAGACGGCAAAGTAGAAATTACAACGAATGATATTTTAACAAACGTTCCGTATGTAGAAGGCTGTGGCATGTGGTTTGACCATCATGCAAGCGAAATGAAACGCGTAGAAGAGAATGGTTATGAATTTGAAGGAGAGGTACGTCTTGCAGATAGTGCTGCTCGCGTTGTGTACGATTACTTCGGTGGACGCGATACATTCGGTCCTGAACTAGATGATATTATGGACGGCGTAGATAAAGCAGATGCTGCAAAATTTTCTCGCGAAGACATTTTAGACCCAACCGGCTGGGATCTCCTCTCCTTTATTATGGATGCGCGCACAGGGCTCGGGCGATTCCGTGATTATCGTATCAGCAATTATCAGCTTATGGAAAAGCTCGTTGATCTTTGCGCTGTCGCTTCGATGGAAGAGGTTATGAATGACCCAGATGTACAAGAGCGCGTGAAACGTTATCATGAGCTACATGACGACTTTAAACAAATGCTTGAGAAGCATACGAAAACAGACGGTAACGTGATTGTGACCGACCTTCGTGATGTGGAAACCATTTACCCAGGTAAACGATTCCTTGTTTATGCACTATTCCCTGAACAAAACATCTCTCTTTGGATCGTGGACGGGTATCAAAAGCAAAATTGCGCGATTGCCTGTGGCCATAGCATTATCAATAAAACGTCAAATACGCACGTCGGTCACCTCATGCGCGAGTACGGAGGTGGAGGCCACCAAGCAGCTGGCACGTGCCAAGTTGCTCATGAGGAAAGCAATAAAACAATTAACGAGATCGTTGCACGTATGAAGCAGGAAGGATAA
- a CDS encoding M48 family metallopeptidase, with protein sequence MNYADIQSNRETPYFAIALIFSLITYLFAIISIIGVVIVLFAFLIMLLLNAIQLGSIRGNGMRVSQNQFPDIYQRAEQLSAEIGLTKTPDFFVVQSEGSLNAFATRFFGRSMIVMYSEVFDLAREQGEKELDFIIAHELAHIKRNHVWKNILTFPARFVPFLSQAYSRSCEYTCDRHAASLIQDATAAKSALTMLSVGKVMYREVNEDAFLEQIHSESNGAVWLSEVLSTHPILPKRILSVEQFFNPETSYSYRPRYGKIALTGVVLTAGFVVSIVATALAIPFGIAFLADNVDFAEEDFLANDSFSTYEALGENNTLTDEESFLDEDADPEVIDYGSTELMDAVSMSDAVEVTNLVSQGADLEERDVEGSTALLYASYANDIDMIGVLLDHGANPNVEDDYSTPLINALDYYDPEVARLLIEYGADPEFMTSFGVSAVEIAESELGIDFYEWINE encoded by the coding sequence TTGAACTATGCAGATATTCAATCTAACCGCGAAACACCTTATTTTGCTATAGCCCTTATTTTTAGTTTAATTACTTACTTATTTGCTATCATTTCTATTATTGGAGTCGTGATTGTACTTTTTGCTTTTCTTATTATGCTTTTACTTAACGCAATTCAGTTAGGTTCCATTCGAGGAAATGGGATGCGCGTAAGTCAGAACCAGTTTCCTGATATTTATCAACGTGCAGAGCAACTTTCTGCTGAAATCGGTTTAACAAAAACACCAGATTTCTTTGTTGTCCAATCAGAAGGATCATTGAATGCTTTCGCTACCCGATTTTTCGGTCGCAGTATGATCGTGATGTACTCTGAAGTATTTGACCTCGCTAGAGAGCAGGGCGAAAAAGAGCTTGATTTCATTATTGCGCATGAACTTGCTCATATTAAACGTAATCATGTGTGGAAAAATATTCTTACCTTCCCCGCAAGATTTGTACCATTCCTCTCACAAGCCTATAGCAGATCCTGCGAATATACGTGCGATCGTCATGCCGCTTCGCTCATCCAAGACGCCACAGCTGCAAAAAGTGCGCTTACGATGTTAAGCGTTGGTAAAGTGATGTATAGAGAAGTGAACGAAGATGCCTTCTTAGAGCAAATCCATTCGGAATCAAACGGAGCCGTTTGGTTAAGCGAAGTACTCTCCACGCATCCCATTTTACCGAAGCGAATTTTATCTGTAGAACAGTTTTTCAACCCAGAAACGTCTTACTCCTATAGGCCACGTTACGGTAAGATTGCCCTTACTGGAGTGGTTTTAACTGCTGGTTTTGTCGTTTCCATTGTCGCAACTGCTCTAGCTATTCCTTTTGGAATTGCATTTCTAGCAGACAATGTTGATTTCGCTGAAGAGGACTTTTTAGCAAATGACTCTTTTTCAACTTACGAAGCTTTAGGCGAAAATAATACGCTTACTGATGAGGAAAGTTTCTTAGATGAAGACGCCGATCCCGAGGTGATTGATTACGGTAGTACCGAGCTGATGGACGCAGTATCCATGAGTGATGCTGTTGAAGTTACTAACCTCGTTTCACAAGGAGCAGATTTAGAAGAAAGGGATGTGGAAGGATCAACTGCATTACTTTATGCATCATACGCAAACGATATAGATATGATAGGCGTCCTGCTTGATCATGGTGCAAATCCTAACGTCGAGGACGATTATTCTACTCCACTTATCAATGCTCTTGATTACTACGATCCCGAGGTTGCAAGGCTTCTGATTGAGTATGGAGCGGACCCAGAGTTTATGACATCATTTGGGGTTTCAGCCGTTGAGATTGCAGAGTCTGAATTAGGAATTGATTTTTACGAATGGATAAACGAATAG
- a CDS encoding calcium/sodium antiporter, protein MSYVLLLIGFALLIKGADYFVQGASNVATNLRVSPLLIGLTIVAFGTSAPEATVSIVAAFQGNAGVAIGNVIGSNIFNITLVVGLTAFIFPLLVESETVRKEIPFALLGSIVLLVVIADSTLQGVNASLITRGDGLILLLFFVVFLYYIFEVARKNRAAIPALDASHNPAWTKNTLLTVGGLVGIILGGEFVVRGATSIALSLGMSETLVGLTIVAIGTSLPELITSVTAALKKKAEIALGNIVGSNIFNIFFVLGAAATVAPLPVDPRIYIDAILTIGLTVLLFIFSRTNYRIGKREGVTLAVAYVIYMIYILLRN, encoded by the coding sequence GTGTCGTATGTACTATTACTTATCGGGTTCGCACTACTGATTAAAGGAGCCGATTATTTTGTCCAAGGAGCTTCCAACGTTGCAACCAACCTACGTGTGTCACCATTACTGATTGGTTTAACAATCGTCGCTTTTGGAACGAGTGCGCCAGAGGCGACAGTCAGTATCGTCGCTGCCTTTCAAGGTAACGCTGGCGTAGCGATTGGGAACGTGATCGGAAGTAACATTTTTAATATCACGTTAGTAGTGGGCTTAACCGCCTTTATTTTTCCGTTATTAGTAGAAAGTGAAACGGTGCGAAAAGAGATCCCGTTTGCCCTACTTGGATCCATTGTGTTACTTGTTGTCATTGCTGATAGTACGCTTCAAGGCGTAAACGCTAGCTTGATTACGCGCGGAGACGGACTGATCTTACTTCTGTTCTTTGTGGTGTTTTTATATTATATCTTTGAGGTTGCTCGCAAAAATCGTGCGGCTATTCCTGCACTTGATGCAAGCCACAATCCAGCGTGGACAAAAAATACGCTACTTACGGTCGGTGGTCTTGTCGGAATAATTCTCGGTGGAGAATTCGTTGTACGAGGCGCAACGTCGATTGCACTGTCTCTTGGAATGAGCGAAACGCTTGTCGGACTTACGATTGTCGCGATCGGTACATCCTTACCTGAGCTTATTACATCTGTTACTGCAGCGCTTAAAAAGAAGGCGGAGATTGCGCTTGGTAATATCGTCGGTAGTAACATCTTTAATATCTTTTTTGTATTAGGTGCTGCTGCAACTGTTGCACCACTGCCTGTTGATCCACGAATTTATATTGATGCGATACTTACGATTGGACTGACAGTCCTACTCTTTATTTTCTCCCGCACGAACTATCGTATCGGCAAGCGTGAGGGTGTGACTCTGGCGGTTGCGTACGTCATTTACATGATCTATATCTTGTTACGAAACTAA
- a CDS encoding DUF3147 family protein: MLFTVTKILVSAVVIGLVTELARRFPTHGGILAALPLVSVLSIFWLYVQGENAATLSKFAVGVLTGIPATVVMLAVIGIGLYYSYSMWLTIGGGLAAWLAVLTVQNYVLKLISAVVASTT; the protein is encoded by the coding sequence ATGCTCTTTACCGTCACTAAAATACTCGTGTCGGCAGTAGTTATCGGACTCGTCACAGAGCTTGCCAGACGCTTCCCGACGCACGGAGGCATTCTCGCCGCACTTCCCCTCGTCAGCGTGCTCAGTATTTTTTGGCTCTATGTGCAGGGAGAAAACGCGGCAACACTCAGCAAATTTGCTGTCGGTGTTTTAACAGGAATCCCCGCAACAGTCGTAATGCTAGCCGTTATCGGCATCGGACTGTATTACTCCTACTCCATGTGGCTCACAATCGGAGGAGGTCTAGCCGCGTGGTTAGCGGTATTAACCGTACAAAACTATGTGTTGAAACTGATTAGTGCGGTCGTAGCTTCGACAACATAG
- a CDS encoding VOC family protein: MPSLLQRVSTTYLPVANPTKSSDWYQRVLGAEESFADENKATIHLANQRFSLVRAKLEERANFLDYRGKERFSLSFEVNNEEELVTLRNNLSKKRVPVGEIKHLSTSECTFVFYDLDGNAFNVRSQT, encoded by the coding sequence ATGCCTTCCTTATTACAGCGCGTCAGTACGACCTATTTACCTGTAGCAAACCCAACGAAATCGTCGGATTGGTATCAACGAGTGCTCGGAGCGGAGGAATCCTTTGCGGACGAAAATAAGGCGACGATCCATCTAGCTAACCAGCGATTCTCTCTTGTGCGAGCAAAACTCGAGGAGCGAGCAAACTTTTTAGACTATCGAGGGAAAGAACGCTTTTCCTTATCATTTGAAGTAAACAACGAAGAGGAGCTTGTGACGCTACGCAACAACCTGTCAAAAAAGCGTGTCCCAGTAGGAGAAATCAAGCACCTAAGTACAAGCGAATGCACCTTTGTATTTTATGATTTGGACGGAAACGCATTTAACGTGAGGAGTCAAACGTGA
- a CDS encoding DEAD/DEAH box helicase, with protein MTKSFKDFQLGQEIQEAFAGLHYSEPTEVQARVIPLALEGQDLVVRAQTGSGKTAAFAAPICEDIDWEENKPQALILTPTRELAMQVQQDVQLIGRFKRITAALLVGQQPAAPQRLQLKQKVHVVVGTPGRVLDHIQKGTLQLDEIKHVVLDEADEMLNMGFLDQVESIIRATPRARTTSLFSATLPEKIMALAKSHMQDPEQIIVETSIAKKDIEYRWFETHPDDKFDAVKNILMVEKPESAILFFALRESVDQFAADLEKAGIPCGKIHGGLEQKDRTKVMQDFKRGTLRYLLATDVAARGIDVASLPLVINVDVPEEPANFVHRTGRTARAGESGKAITLVALRDGRSMGAIKRMIKEKVTLEPVPMATKSDSDKFMRMISEAPQLKKSKRAPLDKNIMKLYFNGGKRKKLRAVDFVGTLTSIPEIEAEDIGVINIEQLATYVDILNGKGSIALQEMQERTVKGKNLKVREARD; from the coding sequence ATGACTAAATCGTTTAAAGATTTTCAATTAGGACAAGAAATACAGGAGGCCTTTGCTGGGCTTCACTACAGCGAGCCAACGGAAGTACAGGCGCGCGTGATTCCTCTTGCTTTAGAGGGGCAAGACCTTGTCGTTCGCGCTCAGACTGGTAGTGGGAAGACAGCTGCATTTGCAGCACCGATCTGTGAGGACATTGATTGGGAAGAAAATAAGCCGCAGGCTCTTATTTTAACGCCGACACGTGAGCTTGCAATGCAGGTACAGCAGGATGTTCAGCTTATCGGACGCTTCAAGCGTATTACAGCGGCACTTTTAGTTGGTCAACAGCCAGCTGCTCCTCAGCGACTTCAGCTGAAGCAAAAAGTGCACGTAGTAGTTGGTACTCCTGGTCGTGTACTTGATCACATTCAAAAAGGAACGCTTCAGCTAGATGAGATTAAGCATGTTGTTTTAGATGAAGCTGATGAAATGCTAAACATGGGCTTCTTAGATCAAGTTGAGTCCATCATTCGTGCGACGCCACGTGCCCGCACGACCTCCCTATTTTCTGCCACACTCCCAGAGAAGATTATGGCGCTTGCGAAGTCACATATGCAAGACCCTGAGCAAATCATCGTGGAGACGTCGATTGCTAAGAAAGATATTGAGTATCGTTGGTTTGAGACACATCCGGACGATAAATTTGATGCGGTGAAAAATATTTTGATGGTAGAAAAGCCGGAGTCGGCGATCCTCTTTTTTGCGCTACGTGAATCGGTAGATCAGTTTGCAGCGGACCTTGAGAAGGCCGGTATTCCGTGCGGTAAAATCCACGGTGGCTTAGAGCAAAAGGATCGTACGAAGGTAATGCAGGACTTTAAGCGCGGAACACTTCGTTACCTATTAGCAACCGACGTTGCTGCGCGCGGAATTGATGTTGCGTCACTTCCACTCGTTATCAATGTCGATGTACCTGAGGAACCAGCAAACTTCGTACATCGTACAGGTCGAACTGCTCGTGCCGGTGAGAGCGGCAAGGCGATCACGCTTGTAGCTCTTCGCGACGGACGTAGCATGGGTGCGATTAAGCGAATGATTAAGGAAAAGGTGACGCTTGAGCCAGTCCCTATGGCAACAAAGTCTGATTCTGATAAATTCATGCGTATGATTAGCGAAGCGCCTCAGTTAAAGAAAAGCAAGCGCGCTCCGCTTGATAAAAACATCATGAAGCTGTATTTTAATGGTGGAAAGCGTAAGAAGTTACGCGCCGTTGACTTTGTTGGTACGTTGACATCTATTCCGGAGATTGAGGCAGAAGATATTGGGGTTATCAATATTGAGCAGCTTGCAACATATGTAGACATCTTGAATGGAAAAGGCTCGATTGCGCTTCAAGAAATGCAGGAGCGCACGGTAAAAGGGAAAAACTTAAAAGTACGGGAAGCGCGCGACTAA
- a CDS encoding MBL fold metallo-hydrolase — translation MDIQLIRNATLVVKYGGKTFLVDPFFSDKGAFPAFQHTANQLPNPLVNLPVPVSELLHVDAVLVTHLHPDHFDDVAIRELPKDMPIFAQSEQDAEQIRSNGFTDVIAIESDAHIGSVKITRTNGEHGTGDIKARMGNVSGFVFEHEEEETLYIAGDTIWCEAVRETLATFHPHTVIVNSGAAQFLDGDPITMTEDDVLAVYEHGQPERLVAVHMDALNHCSLSRDDLREFIHERGIGRSIFIPEDGEHI, via the coding sequence ATGGATATTCAGCTAATACGAAATGCCACATTGGTGGTGAAGTATGGCGGTAAAACATTTTTAGTTGATCCGTTCTTTAGTGACAAAGGAGCCTTTCCAGCCTTTCAGCACACGGCTAATCAGCTCCCAAATCCTTTAGTAAATCTGCCTGTGCCAGTAAGCGAATTACTGCATGTCGATGCGGTACTCGTCACGCACCTTCATCCTGATCATTTTGATGATGTTGCAATTCGAGAGCTTCCTAAGGATATGCCCATATTTGCGCAATCCGAGCAGGATGCTGAGCAAATCCGCTCTAACGGATTTACAGATGTTATCGCAATTGAATCAGATGCACACATTGGAAGTGTTAAAATCACGCGTACGAATGGCGAACACGGAACTGGCGATATTAAAGCACGTATGGGTAATGTGTCAGGCTTCGTTTTTGAGCATGAAGAGGAAGAAACTCTCTATATCGCAGGGGATACGATCTGGTGTGAGGCAGTAAGAGAAACGCTCGCAACATTTCACCCACATACGGTCATTGTAAATAGTGGAGCCGCACAGTTTTTAGACGGAGATCCTATTACGATGACGGAAGACGATGTACTAGCCGTTTATGAGCACGGCCAACCAGAACGATTAGTCGCGGTTCATATGGATGCGCTCAATCACTGTTCATTATCTAGGGACGACTTGCGAGAGTTTATCCATGAACGAGGAATAGGCCGATCCATCTTCATTCCAGAGGATGGCGAGCATATATAA
- a CDS encoding CueP family metal-binding protein, producing the protein MINKNSEVMLVRIIILLLVSFSIFLAGCGSTDSADSTATSNENVKDLIYSYSTGENTEGTAVVNATELLITDESNNQVSHELPEDEFYVSIAPFFSTTHPUTDHVLTGCQGELVEEEFDVVVTDTKGTIVLEETVTTFENGFMDLWLPRDDTFTISIKSDEGQAESTISTFDNDPTCITTIQLL; encoded by the coding sequence ATGATTAATAAAAACAGCGAGGTGATGTTGGTGAGGATCATTATTTTACTATTGGTGAGCTTTAGTATCTTTCTTGCTGGTTGCGGGTCAACGGATTCAGCTGACTCTACTGCCACTTCCAATGAGAATGTAAAAGATCTAATTTATTCTTATAGCACGGGAGAAAATACAGAGGGTACTGCCGTTGTAAATGCTACCGAGCTGCTTATAACGGATGAAAGTAATAATCAGGTGTCTCACGAACTACCTGAAGATGAATTTTACGTATCTATCGCTCCATTTTTTAGTACAACCCATCCTTGAACGGATCATGTCTTGACAGGTTGTCAAGGAGAGTTGGTAGAAGAAGAGTTTGATGTAGTAGTAACGGATACAAAGGGTACGATTGTTTTAGAAGAAACCGTGACGACGTTTGAGAATGGCTTTATGGACCTTTGGTTGCCTCGAGACGACACCTTCACGATTTCAATCAAATCTGATGAGGGTCAAGCAGAGTCAACTATTTCCACATTTGATAACGATCCTACATGTATTACGACAATTCAACTTTTATAA
- a CDS encoding pirin family protein, with protein MLQRKTIDSWQVEYEQLPYPNVQKGMVLSPEKMQQHDPFLLMAEDWFKRGAFSDHPHRGFQTITYVVDGRLEHFDNAGGHSILDAGDMQYMNAGGAARHAEEAVDDDLIHTLQLWLNLPKDQKFTDTYYENVRVDEAPTFDIDNGQVRVYSGDVAGTKGPTKSVYPFTMVEVYLKEGAEYELPLDAADTAFCYVLAGEASVGTDDVALSRAGVAVFERGEEGESTVLLKAKTRTRILVYAGTPIGEPVAAGGPFVMNTEDEIQQAFRDYHAGKFGPTSQPQGR; from the coding sequence ATGTTACAGCGTAAAACGATTGATTCATGGCAGGTAGAATATGAGCAATTACCATACCCAAACGTACAAAAAGGCATGGTGCTGTCACCTGAAAAAATGCAGCAACATGATCCGTTTTTATTAATGGCGGAGGACTGGTTCAAGCGCGGCGCGTTTTCTGACCATCCGCATAGAGGATTCCAGACGATTACGTACGTGGTCGATGGGAGATTAGAGCATTTTGATAACGCCGGTGGGCATTCAATTTTAGATGCTGGCGATATGCAATATATGAACGCTGGTGGAGCGGCACGACACGCGGAGGAAGCGGTGGATGATGACTTGATTCACACGCTACAGCTCTGGCTCAATCTACCGAAGGATCAGAAGTTTACGGACACGTACTATGAGAATGTACGCGTGGATGAGGCGCCAACGTTTGATATCGATAATGGCCAAGTGCGCGTATACAGCGGGGATGTAGCCGGTACAAAGGGACCGACGAAGAGCGTCTACCCATTTACAATGGTCGAGGTTTATTTAAAGGAAGGTGCTGAGTATGAGTTACCGCTTGATGCGGCAGATACAGCGTTTTGTTATGTACTTGCGGGCGAAGCGTCTGTTGGGACAGATGATGTTGCGCTCAGTCGTGCAGGTGTCGCGGTATTTGAGCGTGGCGAAGAGGGTGAGAGCACCGTTCTTCTAAAAGCGAAGACGCGCACGCGTATCCTTGTGTATGCAGGCACGCCGATCGGTGAGCCGGTCGCAGCTGGCGGACCATTCGTGATGAATACGGAGGACGAGATTCAGCAGGCCTTCCGTGATTATCATGCAGGAAAATTCGGTCCAACCTCTCAACCGCAGGGAAGATAG
- a CDS encoding PadR family transcriptional regulator, which produces MTIQSQLLKGVLEGSILAIVKQEPTYGYELALKLHKHGLDVSEGSIYPILLRLQKEKLITSERRPSPSGPSRKYYMLTDLGEESLATFKVSWQQLEHSVDSILKGGDA; this is translated from the coding sequence GTGACCATACAATCACAGTTACTAAAGGGTGTGCTTGAAGGGAGTATTCTAGCTATTGTAAAGCAGGAGCCGACCTATGGCTATGAGCTCGCTTTAAAGCTACATAAGCATGGGCTAGATGTAAGCGAAGGTTCCATTTATCCTATTTTATTGCGTTTACAAAAAGAGAAGCTTATTACGAGCGAAAGGCGACCTTCGCCGTCAGGACCTAGTCGGAAATATTATATGCTTACGGATCTTGGTGAAGAGTCGCTAGCAACGTTTAAAGTCTCGTGGCAACAGCTAGAGCATTCAGTGGATTCTATTTTAAAAGGAGGAGATGCGTAG
- a CDS encoding DUF1129 family protein, which yields MGELAKEIDEGQKELTKENKAYFSDMVIYFRLSFTKSEEEINEVLRDLLDHLLDAQAEGRSARDVFGDNPKQYANEVMGEIPKSLTRYQVMLTGNVVAGFLGVIMLFHATFYSIAGALVEGVSTMRTYYTGTLLTQTIVGLTVLAVALVGIMGYLRWGCFKNVSKKKEFLVGGLVAVIPMVIFGLLFYFLPPFGREFSIEAYYLFPIGAALLGLQLFFVKKG from the coding sequence GTGGGAGAGTTGGCAAAGGAAATAGATGAGGGTCAAAAAGAGCTGACGAAGGAGAATAAAGCGTACTTTAGTGATATGGTGATCTATTTTAGATTGTCTTTTACCAAATCAGAGGAAGAGATTAACGAGGTACTTCGTGACTTGCTCGATCATTTATTGGATGCTCAGGCGGAGGGACGATCTGCTCGAGATGTCTTTGGAGACAACCCAAAACAGTATGCCAATGAAGTGATGGGAGAAATTCCGAAAAGCCTAACGCGCTATCAGGTGATGTTAACAGGGAATGTAGTAGCTGGCTTCCTAGGCGTCATAATGCTTTTCCATGCAACGTTTTATAGCATTGCTGGAGCATTGGTAGAAGGCGTCTCTACTATGAGAACCTACTATACCGGAACGCTTCTCACTCAGACGATTGTCGGGTTAACTGTTTTGGCAGTGGCGTTAGTTGGAATCATGGGCTACTTGAGGTGGGGGTGTTTTAAGAACGTCTCGAAAAAGAAAGAGTTTTTAGTAGGTGGGTTGGTTGCTGTTATCCCGATGGTCATATTTGGACTACTCTTTTATTTCCTACCACCGTTCGGTAGAGAGTTTTCGATAGAGGCCTATTATCTGTTCCCGATCGGCGCAGCGTTGCTAGGCTTACAACTATTTTTTGTGAAAAAAGGCTAA